GACCCCGTGGGGCCAGTCAACAAAGGCGAGTTCGCGCGTCCCCGGAATCCATGTTTCGTGGGTAATCCACTCCTTCTTTTCAACGTTTTGTTTGTAAAGGCGGCGATTTCCGCTCCCATCTCGATGAATGACCCACACCCGATCGGTAAGAGGACCGGCGTAGTAGAGCAGGTTGGCATCATCAGGACAGAATTGGAGATGTCCAATGTTGTCTCTGTGTAAGATGATATTGTGCTCACCGGTATCCGTGTCTACGATAGCGAGTACGGATTCCTTGCCGACGTTGAACCTAACAGCCCACCACCGATCATCGTGGCTCACAGAGGTTGTCCCCATCGCAGCGGCGACCATACCTTCTTCACGCAGCGTCGTTGCAGTGAAGTCAACGAGTTCTCGTTCCTCAAGGGTCTCCAGATCGAGTCGCCAACCGCTTGTGGCTGCTGTAAAAAAGACGGCTTTGCCGTTTCGTCCCGGATGCACCGACCATTCGCTGATGTCGGGTCTATCTGTCAATTGACGGAGTTCACCTGTGGCGCGTTCTTCTGCGAATATCTGTGCGGTTCCGGTTCGATATGAAATAAAAATCATCCGTTGCATCGCATTATCATAGGCGGGTATGATAAAAAACGGATGGTGGTGCAGCGCAGACGCAGTTGTTATTTGCCGGATATGCGTCCCTGTACATCGGTCGTAAAAGCTTCGAGATTCAGAAGGGTAAACGCTGCCTTTTGCCATTTTTTTAACTATCGAATCTGGGCGATGCCTCCGTTGTCGGCATCGGTCTAAAATTGTTAAAGAACCTACTTTGGGTTATGAGTGGTCTTTTAACTATTGGACATCTGCCTTGACAACGGAAAGGCAGCTCAGAAGCAATCGTTTAAGAATCCTCAAATGCGGCATCAAAAGCCACGGCAGACGGTTCAAAATCGTAGCCTTTAACAGCACCACAGGACTCACGGGCACCGTGTTCGCGATCCATACCACTGTCTTCCCACTCGATGGAGAGGGGGCCGTCATATTCCATGTGGTTCAAGGCGCGGATAATCTCTTCAAAATTGATGTTCCCGCGACCAATGGAACGGAAATCCCAGTTTCTTCGGGCATCACCAAAGTTCAAGTGTCCACCAAACACTCCAGACAACCTTGGTGTGTCTGCCCACCAGACATCCTTCATGTGGACGTGGTAGATCCGATGACTTAACCGTTCGAGGAAAGCGACGTAATCAACGCCTTGATAGCCGAGATGGCTTGGATCGTAGTTGAATCCGAAGGCTTCTCTGCCGTTGACTGCCTCAATTGCGCGTTCCGCAGTAACGATGTCAAAGGCGATTTCAGTCGGATGAACTTCGAGTCCGAACTTGACACCGACTTCATCAAAAACATCAAAAATCGGGTTCCAGCGGTTGGCGAAATCTTCAAAACCTGCGTCAATTTGTGCGGGATCATTTGGTGGAAAGGAGTAGAGAAGATGCCATATCGAGCTACCCGTAAAGCCGTTGACAACGCCCACGCCGAGTTTCGCGGCGGCGCGCGCTGTGTTCTTCATCTCTCCGGCGGCACGTTCTTGAACACCTGCGGGGTCCCCATCGCCCCAAATCGCTTCTGACAAAATCCCTTGATGCCTGCTGTCGATGTTGTCGCAGACGGCTTGTCCGACAAGGTGGTTGCTGATTGACCAGACCTTTAGTCCATATTTCGCGAGTAAATCGTGTCTCCCTT
The Candidatus Poribacteria bacterium genome window above contains:
- a CDS encoding sugar phosphate isomerase/epimerase, with the translated sequence MARPVTLFTGQWADLTLEELAEKASGWGYDGLELACWGDHFEVDKALSDDSYCQGRHDLLAKYGLKVWSISNHLVGQAVCDNIDSRHQGILSEAIWGDGDPAGVQERAAGEMKNTARAAAKLGVGVVNGFTGSSIWHLLYSFPPNDPAQIDAGFEDFANRWNPIFDVFDEVGVKFGLEVHPTEIAFDIVTAERAIEAVNGREAFGFNYDPSHLGYQGVDYVAFLERLSHRIYHVHMKDVWWADTPRLSGVFGGHLNFGDARRNWDFRSIGRGNINFEEIIRALNHMEYDGPLSIEWEDSGMDREHGARESCGAVKGYDFEPSAVAFDAAFEDS
- a CDS encoding oligogalacturonate lyase family protein is translated as MAKGSVYPSESRSFYDRCTGTHIRQITTASALHHHPFFIIPAYDNAMQRMIFISYRTGTAQIFAEERATGELRQLTDRPDISEWSVHPGRNGKAVFFTAATSGWRLDLETLEERELVDFTATTLREEGMVAAAMGTTSVSHDDRWWAVRFNVGKESVLAIVDTDTGEHNIILHRDNIGHLQFCPDDANLLYYAGPLTDRVWVIHRDGSGNRRLYKQNVEKKEWITHETWIPGTRELAFVDWPHGVRCVNVDTGIERQVTTVNAWHAISNHTGTRMVADTNFPDIGIQIFDARDGVGKPETLCYPGASSIGEHWNGPFPYTAGPIPVYAPQHTHPHPSFSPDGKYVVFTSDRSGYAQIYEATISNT